A window from Mangifera indica cultivar Alphonso chromosome 2, CATAS_Mindica_2.1, whole genome shotgun sequence encodes these proteins:
- the LOC123209821 gene encoding beta-glucosidase BoGH3B-like encodes MGKYSTPLLGFMLLCCLSFVTEAKYLKYKDPKQPLGARIRDLMSRMTLAEKIGQMVQIERSVATADVMKKYYIGSVLSGGGSVPAEKATAETWVNMVNDLQKGSLSTRLGIPMIYGIDAVHGHNNVYNATIFPHNVGLGVTRDPQLIKKIGDATALEVRATGIPYAFAPCIAVCRDPRWGRCYESYSEDHKIVQAMTEIIPGLQGDLPANSKKGVPFVSGKKKVAACAKHYVGDGGTTKGINENNTVIDYHGLLSIHMPAYHNSISKGVATVMISYSSWNGKKMHANHDLITGFLKNKLKFRGFVISDWQGIDRITSPPNANYSYSVQAGVSAGIDMIMVPYKFTEFIDDLTYQVKNNIIPMSRIDDAVQRILRVKFVMGLFEDPLADLSLTNQLGSQQHRELAREAVRKSLVLLKNGESADKTLLPLPKKAEKILVAGSHADNLGYQCGGWTITWQGLGGNNLTTGTTILNAVKNTVDSTTKVVYNENPDSNFVKSNDFSYAIVVVGEHPYAETFGDSLNLTISEPGPSTIGNVCGAVKCVVVIISGRPVVIQPYLAQMDALVAAWLPGTEGQGVADVLFGDYGFTGKLARTWFKTVDQLPMNVGDAHYDPLFPFEFGLMTEPTKDN; translated from the exons ATGGGGAAATATTCAACACCATTGTTGGGTTTTATGCTTTTATGCTGTCTTTCATTTGTTACCGAAGCCAAATACTTGAAATACAAGGACCCCAAACAGCCACTGGGCGCTAGGATAAGAGACTTGATGAGCAGAATGACTCTTGCTGAAAAAATCGGTCAAATGGTACAGATCGAGCGCAGTGTTGCAACCGCAGATGTCATGAAAAAGTACTACATTG GGAGTGTGTTGAGTGGCGGGGGAAGTGTACCAGCTGAAAAAGCTACTGCGGAGACTTGGGTGAACATGGTGAATGATTTACAGAAAGGGTCCCTATCAACTCGTCTTGGGATCCCCATGATTTACGGGATTGATGCTGTTCATGGTCACAACAATGTCTACAATGCTACCATTTTCCCTCATAATGTTGGACTTGGAGTTACCAG GGACCCTCAACTTATCAAGAAAATTGGAGATGCAACTGCTCTTGAAGTTAGAGCTACAGGAATCCCTTATGCTTTTGCTCCATGTATCGCG GTTTGCAGAGATCCGAGATGGGGTCGTTGCTATGAAAGCTACAGTGAAGATCATAAGATTGTTCAAGCAATGACAGAAATTATACCTGGTTTACAAGGAGATCTTCCTGCAAATTCTAAAAAGGGTGTTCCCTTTGTTTCTGGAAA GAAAAAAGTTGCAGCCTGTGCCAAGCACTATGTGGGAGATGGTGGCACGACAAAGGGCATCAATGAGAACAACACTGTGATTGATTATCATGGATTACTTAGCATCCACATGCCGGCATACCATAATTCTATCAGCAAGGGTGTTGCAACAGTAATGATTTCGTACTCAAGCTGGAATGGAAAGAAGATGCATGCCAACCATGATCTTATCACTGGATTCCTCAAGAACAAGCTCAAGTTCAGG GGCTTCGTCATATCAGATTGGCAGGGTATTGACAGAATTACTTCTCCTCCCAATGCTAACTATTCGTATTCTGTTCAAGCTGGAGTTAGTGCTGGAATTGACATG ATCATGGTACCCTATAAGTTCACAGAGTTCATTGATGATCTAACCTATCAGGTAAAGAATAACATCATCCCCATGAGCAGAATTGATGACGCTGTTCAGAGAATATTGAGGGTTAAATTTGTCATGGGACTCTTTGAGGATCCGCTGGCAGATCTCAGTCTGACCAATCAACTTGGGAGTCAG CAACATAGAGAATTAGCAAGGGAAGCAGTAAGGAAATCACTCGTGCTACTAAAGAATGGTGAATCTGCAGATAAGACTTTGCTTCCACTTCCCAAAAAGGCAGAAAAGATATTGGTTGCAGGAAGTCATGCTGACAACTTGGGCTATCAATGTGGTGGCTGGACAATTACATGGCAGGGTCTTGGTGGCAATAATCTCACAACTG GTACCACCATCCTAAATGCTGTGAAAAATACTGTTGATTCAACTACCAAAGTTGTCTACAACGAGAATCCAGATTCAAACTTTGTAAAGTCCAACGACTTCTCCTATGCTATTGTTGTCGTTGGTGAGCATCCATATGCAGAAACATTTGGTGATAGCTTAAATCTGACCATTTCTGAACCTGGTCCAAGCACCATAGGAAATGTGTGTGGAGCTGTCAAATGTGTTGTTGTCATCATATCTGGCCGTCCTGTTGTTATCCAGCCCTACCTAGCACAAATGGACGCACTTGTGGCTGCATGGCTTCCGGGAACTGAAGGCCAAGGTGTTGCTGATGTTCTGTTTGGTGACTATGGATTCACTGGCAAGCTTGCACGTACATGGTTCAAGACAGTCGATCAACTTCCGATGAATGTTGGAGATGCACATTATGATCCTTTGTTTCCATTTGAGTTTGGTCTGATGACTGAACCTACCAAGGATAACTAG
- the LOC123209516 gene encoding beta-glucosidase BoGH3B-like yields the protein MLRKTLSLLGLLLLCCLISTVEARAHARAKSKATHMKYKDETEPIEERIRDLMSQMTLAEKIGQMVQLDRTSATRDIMRDYAIGSVLSGGGSVPKPQATAEEWIDMVNDFQNGSLSSRLAIPMMYGIDAVHGNNNIYKATVFPHNIALGATRDPDLVKRIGAATALEVRATGINYVFAPCVAVCRDPRWGRCFESYSEDPSIVEQMTDIIPGLQGDLPADWPKGAPYVAGKNKVAACAKHFVGDGGTTEGINENNTVVDWNGLLNIHMKGYIQAVEKGVSTIMVSYSSWNSVKMHANRKLITDYLKNTLNFTGFVISDWQGVDRITNPPHANFTYSVLSGVNAGIDMFMLPFNHSEFIDTLTGLINNNFVPVSRIDDAVTRILRVKFTMGLFENPMADKSFVPYLGSQAHRDLAREAVRKSLVLLKNGENADGPMLPLPKYAPKILVAGTHANNLGYQCGGWTITWQGLGGNNNSVGTTILNGITTAVDLATEVVYDEDPDMDFVKSENFSYAIVVIGEPPYAETQGDSMNLTMAEPGPYTLTKVCASVRCVVVLVSGRPVTFEPWMHQVDALVAAWLPGTEGQGVADVLFGDYGFTGKLPRTWFRTTDQLPMNVGDAKYDPLFPLGFGLTTEPVNAS from the exons ATGCTGAGAAAAACGCTTTCCCTGCTGGGACTTCTCTTGTTATGCTGCTTGATCTCCACAGTTGAAGCAAGAGCACATGCAAGAGCAAAATCGAAAGCAACCCACATGAAATACAAAGACGAAACAGAGCCCATAGAAGAGCGAATAAGAGATCTTATGAGCCAAATGACTCTTGCAGAAAAGATTGGTCAAATGGTGCAATTAGACCGCACAAGTGCCACTCGTGACATCATGAGGGATTATGCCATTGGCAGTGTACTGAGTGGTGGAGGAAGTGTGCCGAAGCCTCAGGCCACAGCGGAGGAATGGATTGACATGGTTAATGATTTCCAAAACGGTTCACTCTCAAGCCGTCTGGCAATTCCTATGATGTATGGGATTGATGCTGTTCATGGTAACAACAATATTTATAAGGCCACTGTATTTCCGCACAATATTGCCCTCGGTGCTACAAG GGATCCTGACCTGGTTAAGAGGATTGGAGCAGCTACCGCTCTTGAAGTTAGAGCCACTGGGATCAATTATGTTTTTGCTCCCTGCGTTGcg GTTTGCCGAGATCCCAGATGGGGTAGGTGTTTCGAAAGCTACAGTGAGGATCCCAGTATCGTTGAACAAATGACAGATATTATTCCTGGCTTGCAAGGAGATCTTCCTGCCGATTGGCCAAAGGGCGCTCCTTATGTTGCTGGAAA AAATAAGGTGGCCGCTTGTGCGAAACACTTTGTGGGTGACGGTGGAACCACGGAGGGCATAAATGAAAACAACACAGTGGTTGACTGGAATGGATTGTTGAACATTCACATGAAGGGTTACATCCAGGCCGTTGAGAAGGGAGTTTCCACAATCATGGTTTCTTACTCAAGCTGGAATAGCGTCAAGATGCATGCGAACCGAAAACTCATCACCGATTATCTCAAGAACACTCTCAACTTCACT GGTTTCGTAATCTCTGATTGGCAGGGAGTTGACAGGATCACCAATCCTCCTCATGCAAACTTTACATACTCGGTTCTATCAGGGGTCAATGCTGGCATTGACAtg TTCATGCTTCCCTTCAACCATTCTGAGTTCATTGATACTCTTACTGGTCTTATCAACAATAATTTTGTCCCCGTTAGTCGCATAGATGATGCTGTAACTAGGATTTTGAGAGTTAAGTTCACTATGGGCCTGTTTGAAAATCCCATGGCCGATAAGAGCTTTGTCCCTTATCTTGGAAGCCAG GCTCATAGAGATTTGGCGAGGGAAGCTGTAAGGAAATCCTTAGTTCTATTGAAGAATGGAGAGAATGCGGATGGTCCTATGTTGCCTCTCCCCAAATATGCACCAAAGATTTTAGTTGCCGGTACCCATGCAAACAATTTAGGCTATCAATGTGGCGGTTGGACTATCACTTGGCAAGGACTAGGAGGCAATAACAACTCTGTCG GAACCACAATTTTGAATGGTATCACAACAGCAGTTGACCTTGCAACTGAAGTGGTGTACGATGAGGATCCTGATATGGATTTTGTCAAGTCTGAAAACTTTTCCTACGCCATTGTGGTTATTGGAGAGCCCCCGTATGCAGAGACACAAGGTGACAGCATGAACCTCACAATGGCGGAGCCAGGGCCTTACACATTGACCAAGGTGTGTGCTTCAGTTAGGTGTGTTGTTGTGTTAGTATCTGGGCGACCAGTGACATTTGAGCCGTGGATGCACCAAGTAGACGCTCTTGTTGCGGCATGGCTGCCGGGCACTGAAGGCCAGGGCGTTGCTGATGTTCTGTTTGGAGATTATGGATTCACTGGGAAGCTCCCCCGCACCTGGTTCAGAACTACGGATCAGCTCCCTATGAATGTTGGTGATGCTAAATATGATCCACtcttccccttagggtttggaCTAACAACTGAGCCTGTTAACGCCagttag